In one Lolium rigidum isolate FL_2022 chromosome 3, APGP_CSIRO_Lrig_0.1, whole genome shotgun sequence genomic region, the following are encoded:
- the LOC124700183 gene encoding pentatricopeptide repeat-containing protein At2g13600-like, giving the protein MRAAVRVKRPPPRPPPAVAQPVAKAKSEKMHPTLAPLLKTLKVRLAIGPPLAPTAKAFKSHAEICTSLLRLCRVAVIGSAFPASTSSFSTNLPLALSLHAHAVRSGVAADRSVASHLLTTYAAFARSAERDRAFLDCVAANAASSFTYDFMVSEHVKAGDIPAARRLFDGMPERSVVSYTTMVDALMKRGCVEDAVELYEQCPLGSVAFFTAMISGFVRNELHHSALGVFHDMLGCGVRPNDITFVCVIKACAGAGDFSAAMSIVGLAVKSNFFQKNIEVQNYLITLYRRKGDAAAAFKVFDEMEVKDVVSWTALLDVYADAGDLDGARRVLHAMPERNEVSWATLIARCEQIGDAAEAVSLYSEMLADGCRPNISCFSSVLSASASLQDLRGGARVHAHTLKMGCSTNVFVSSSLIDMYCKSNKCRDAQIVFDTIPQKNIVCWNSLISGYSYNGKMVEAEDLFKKMPARNSASWNTIISGYVQNRQFVDALKSFSAMLASGQIPGKITFSSVLLACANLCSVEMGKMVHAKTIKLGIEESVFVGTALSDMYAKSGDLESSKKVFNQMPERNDVTWTAMIQGFAENGFAEESILLFEDMMATEIPPNEHTFLAVLFACSHGGLVEQAIHYFETMQAWGLSPKAKHYTCMVDVLARAGRLTEAEDLLMKTPSRSEANSWAALLSACSTFRNEEIGERAAKKLRELEKDNTAGYVLLSNMYASCGRWKDAAEMRLLMKGITLKKEGGCSWVQVRGEYHAFFSWEARHPLSLEIDEILDLLTWELSI; this is encoded by the coding sequence CTAGCCCCCCTCCTGAAAACTTTGAAGGTCCGGTTGGCCATCGGCCCGCCGCTCGCGCCCACGGCGAAGGCCTTCAAGTCCCACGCCGAGATCTGCACCTCCCTCCTCCGCCTGTGCCGCGTCGCCGTCATCGGAAGCGCCTTCCCCGCTTCCACCTCGTCCTTCTCTACCAACCTGCCGCTCGCCCTCTCGCTGCACGCGCACGCTGTGCGCTCCGGCGTCGCCGCCGATCGCTCTGTGGCATCGCACCTCCTCACCACCTACGCCGCCTTCGCTCGCTCCGCGGAGCGCGACCGGGCCTTCCTTGACTGTGTTGCCGCGAATGCGGCTTCCTCCTTCACCTACGACTTCATGGTGTCGGAGCACGTCAAGGCGGGGGACATCCCTGCAGCTCGGAGGCTGTTCGACGGAATGCCCGAGAGGAGCGTCGTGTCGTACACGACCATGGTAGAcgcgctgatgaagcgtggctgcGTGGAAGACGCGGTCGAGCTCTACGAGCAGTGCCCGCTCGGCTCCGTGGccttcttcaccgccatgatttcAGGGTTTGTCCGCAACGAGCTCCACCACAGCGCTCTCGGCGTCTTCCACGACATGCTCGGCTGCGGCGTGAGGCCTAACGACATCACCTTCGTATGTGTAATCAAGGCATGCGCGGGCGCGGGAGACTTTAGTGCCGCTATGTCCATCGTTGGATTGGCGGTAAAATCGAACTTCTTCCAGAAAAACATTGAGGTACAGAATTATCTGATCACGCTGTACCGAAGAAAGGGAGATGCGGCTGCTGCCTTCAAGGTGTTCGATGAGATGGAGGTGAAGGATGTGGTCTCGTGGACTGCATTGCTTGATGTGTATGCTGATGCAGGTGACCTTGACGGTGCTCGGCGGGTTCTTCACGCAATGCCTGAGAGGAACGAGGTCTCCTGGGCTACTTTGATTGCGAGGTGTGAGCAGATAGGGGATGCAGCAGAAGCAGTGAGCCTGTACAGTGAAATGCTGGCTGATGGCTGTAGGCCCAACATTTCATGCTTCTCTAGTGTGCTCAGTGCCAGCGCTAGTCTTCAGGACTTGAGAGGAGGAGCGAGGGTCCATGCCCATACCCTAAAGATGGGCTGTAGCACCAATGTCTTTGTGTCCAGCTCTCTGATTGACATGTACTGCAAATCCAACAAGTGCAGAGATGCACAAATAGTTTTTGATACCATCCCACAAAAGAACATAGTGTGCTGGAACTCTCTCATTTCAGGCTACAGCTACAACGGGAAAATGGTGGAAGCTgaggatctcttcaagaagatgccTGCAAGGAATTCAGCTTCATGGAATACGATTATCTCCGGTTACGTGCAAAATCGACAGTTTGTTGATGCGCTCAAATCTTTCAGTGCAATGTTGGCTTCGGGACAGATTCCGGGGAAAATTACATTCTCGAGTGTTCTTCTTGCTTGTGCAAACTTGTGCTCAGTAGAGATGGGCAAGATGGTTCATGCTAAGACCATCAAGCTGGGAATCGAGGAAAGTGTTTTTGTAGGTACTGCACTTAGTGACATGTATGCAAAGTCAGGGGATCTAGAGAGCTCCAAGAAGGTATTTAATCAAATGCCTGAAAGAAATGATGTCACCTGGACTGCCATGATTCAAGGGTTTGCTGAAAATGGTTTCGCAGAGGAATctattctcttatttgaggatatGATGGCAACTGAAATACCACCAAATGAGCATACATTTTTAGCTGTTCTGTTTGCTTGTTCCCATGGTGGTTTGGTGGAGCAAGCTATACACTATTTTGAAACAATGCAGGCATGGGGTCTTTCACCTAAAGCGAAACACTATACATGTATGGTTGATGTCCTAGCTCGAGCCGGTCGGTTGACAGAGGCAGAGGATCTATTGATGAAAACTCCAAGTAGATCAGAAGCAAATTCATGGGCTGCCCTTCTGAGTGCCTGTAGTACTTTCAGGAATGAGGAGATTGGCGAGAGGGCTGCAAAGAAGCTTCGTGAGTTGGAGAAGGATAACACAGCAGGCTATGTGCTACTCTCAAATATGTATGCATCATGTGGAAGATGGAAAGATGCTGCAGAGATGAGGTTACTGATGAAAGGGATTACACTTAAGAAAGAGGGCGGGTGTAGCTGGGTTCAAGTAAGAGGTGAATATCACGCCTTCTTTTCTTGGGAGGCGAGGCATCCACTGTCACTGGAAATTGATGAGATCTTGGATTTACTAACATGGGAACTGTCCATTTGA